In Sulfuracidifex metallicus DSM 6482 = JCM 9184, a single window of DNA contains:
- a CDS encoding glycosyltransferase has protein sequence MISIVIPAYNEEKRIGKTLKQLSSLTNTEIVAVFDGNDNTPQVVKKFPVKLLVSKSRLGKGGALKVGIEKSSSGRVLLLDADMPITKEDMEKLLIEKGDLVLVKRKIIGMPFKRKFLHNAFIFMTKLFFPSLRGLTDFQGGVKVLDKRKALSIKDELVMQDFLFDVNLIYAFKRNGYQVKEVEISYIHDETDSKISRNLLKVIMLMFLSLVKLRVFYSPLNGVLETKTFMRMQTFILKVLR, from the coding sequence GTAATTCCAGCTTACAATGAAGAGAAGAGAATAGGAAAGACTTTGAAACAGCTCTCGAGCTTGACTAACACTGAGATAGTAGCTGTATTTGACGGAAATGACAATACCCCTCAAGTAGTAAAGAAGTTTCCAGTGAAATTATTAGTTTCAAAGAGTAGGCTAGGAAAAGGAGGTGCATTAAAGGTCGGAATAGAAAAGTCATCTTCAGGAAGAGTTTTACTCCTTGACGCGGATATGCCTATCACGAAGGAGGACATGGAAAAACTACTAATAGAGAAAGGGGATTTGGTATTGGTAAAACGAAAAATCATTGGAATGCCGTTTAAGAGGAAGTTTCTTCATAATGCTTTCATTTTCATGACTAAGTTATTCTTTCCTTCGTTAAGGGGCTTAACGGACTTTCAGGGTGGAGTTAAAGTTCTTGACAAGAGAAAAGCCTTGTCTATAAAGGACGAACTAGTGATGCAGGACTTCTTATTCGATGTTAATTTAATCTATGCTTTCAAAAGGAATGGATATCAAGTTAAGGAAGTCGAAATAAGTTACATCCACGACGAAACTGACAGTAAGATATCAAGGAACCTGCTAAAGGTGATTATGCTAATGTTCCTTTCATTGGTGAAACTTAGGGTGTTTTACTCTCCCCTGAACGGCGTACTTGAAACTAAAACCTTCATGAGAATGCAAACCTTCATTTTAAA